From the genome of Malus domestica chromosome 04, GDT2T_hap1, one region includes:
- the BHLH9 gene encoding transcription factor bHLH96-like, producing MALEAVVFPQDPFSCTNKDLYNLLGGNLSYVDDQQQASLDFLGYQTDQNYPNYDTYSSPPSMVSHFNELHLSNPNPVASTINPDGDQPEFQLPLEDTINVSSSTRAKRRRAKSKKNEEEIENQRMTHIAVERNRRKQMNEYLSVLRSIMPESYVQRGDQASIIGGAINFVKELEQEVQFLGVQKPNNCAPFSEFFTFPQYSTRSTSDHESTVAAMAELPLLECRSSNIAADIEVTMVESHASLKVRSKRLPKQLLKIVSGLHDMHLTVLHLNVVTADDIVLYSLSLKVEDECMLTSVDEIATAVHEMLARIQEEAMLDLN from the exons ATGGCTCTGGAAGCCGTCGTTTTCCCTCAAGATCCATTTAGTTGCACTAACAAAGACCTCTACAACTTGTTAGGAGGAAATTTGAGCTATGTCGATGATCAGCAGCAAGcctctcttgattttctcggCTACCAAACAGACCAGAATTACCCTAACTATGATACTTATTCCTCACCGCCTTCAATGGTATCGCACTTCAACGAATTGCACCTCTCCAATCCAAACCCAGTTGCCAGCACTATAAACCCTGATGGTGATCAACCCGAATTTCAACTACCATTGGAGGACACAATCAACGTATCTAGCAGTACTCGTGCGAAACGACGTCGTGCCAAGAGTAAAAAGAACGAGGAGGAGATTGAGAACCAGAGAATGACTCACATTGCGGTTGAGCGCAACAGAAGAAAACAGATGAATGAGTATCTCTCCGTTCTTCGATCTATAATGCCCGAGTCGTACGTCCAAAGG GGTGATCAAGCATCAATCATTGGGGGTGCGATTAACTTTGTGAAGGAGCTAGAGCAAGAAGTGCAATTCCTTGGCGTTCAAAAGCCAAATAATTGTGCGCCTTTTTCCGAATTCTTTACCTTCCCACAGTACTCAACAAGGTCTACTAGTGATCATGAGTCAACGGTGGCCGCCATGGCGGAGCTGCCGCTGCTCGAGTGCAGGTCGAGCAATATCGCAGCTGAcatagaagtgacaatggtGGAGAGCCATGCAAGCCTCAAAGTAAGATCCAAAAGGCTCCCAAAGCAGCTcttgaaaattgtttctggGTTGCATGATATGCACCTCACCGTTCTCCATCTCAATGTTGTCACCGCTGATGATATTGTGCTCTATTCTCTCAGCCTCAAG GTTGAAGATGAGTGCATGCTGACTTCAGTGGATGAAATTGCAACCGCAGTCCATGAGATGCTAGCTAGGATTCAAGAAGAAGCAATGCTGGACTTGAACTGA